One genomic window of Cannabis sativa cultivar Pink pepper isolate KNU-18-1 chromosome 2, ASM2916894v1, whole genome shotgun sequence includes the following:
- the LOC115720020 gene encoding S-locus-specific glycoprotein S13-like: MELVSFTVTFLVVLSLFSPYRTTFVVVDTIRKSDIMRDNNNTALLVSKEGMFGLGFFTPSASSSKNRYLGIWYNNITGNQTVVWVANRCEPIKDSSGLLSINNKGDLVLFSGQSNNRVLVWSSNSSKQAQEPLVQLLDNGNLVLGDEKDANTTIFLWESFDYPTDTMLPGMKLGWDLRRRLNRRLSSWKSSDDPCHGDFTYRIELDEPNHTLLNFLQIMS; this comes from the coding sequence atgGAGTTGGTTTCTTTTACGGTTACCTTCTTAGTTGTTTTGAGTCTCTTTTCTCCGTATAGAACAACTTTTGTTGTGGTTGATACCATTAGAAAATCTGATATTATGAGAGATAATAACAACACAGCTTTATTGGTATCCAAAGAAGGAATGTTTGGACTAGGATTCTTTACTCCATCAGCTAGTTCATCAAAGAATCGTTACCTGGGAATTTGGTACAACAACATTACTGGTAACCAAACTGTTGTTTGGGTTGCAAACCGATGTGAACCGATCAAGGATTCATCTGGCTTGTTGAGTATAAACAACAAAGGAGATCTTGTGCTTTTTTCTGGACAGAGTAATAACAGAGTGCTTGTTTGGTCTTCAAACTCGTCGAAACAAGCTCAGGAACCACTAGTTCAGCTCTTGGATAATGGTAACTTGGTTTTGGGAGATGAGAAAGATGCAAACACAACAATTTTTTTATGGGAAAGCTTTGATTATCCTACTGATACAATGTTACCAGGAATGAAATTGGGATGGGACTTGAGGCGACGTTTAAATAGGCGATTATCGTCGTGGAAGAGCTCTGATGATCCTTGTCATGGAGATTTCACTTATAGGATTGAGCTTGATGAACCAAACCATACATTGTTAAACTTTCTACAGATTATGAGCTaa